The following coding sequences lie in one Epinephelus moara isolate mb chromosome 17, YSFRI_EMoa_1.0, whole genome shotgun sequence genomic window:
- the tmem179ba gene encoding transmembrane protein 179B: MALTGLLLLELGLYACCFVCGIVAAASVTIVQGNFAGRCMLYGLVNYNATAGLIDIKSSSSSSLCYFVSAISVLVAVVCFSLSLYWLYSFCIDGEIKRERLGMNLIIAASGFFLFFLLISGCMLKIGRDSLCKSVTESVTNITRCEDAQTKKWVSPLKGERFYNSLYKAETAVWVNFFFWLIIGVLVLVQRRQSSGSKLIPGGYGGYGGPAGGLFGDAGVTAAETEPFFNRPARPQ, from the exons ATGGCGTTAAcggggctgctgctgctggagttgGGTCTGTACGCCTGCTGCTTCGTCTGTGGGATTGTTGCCGCCGCATCCGTCACCATAGTCCAG GGTAATTTTGCAGGTCGGTGCATGCTGTATGGACTTGTCAACTACAATGCTACAGCAGGCCTCATTGATATCaagtcctccagctcctcctctctgtgctaCTTTGTGTCGGCCATATCAGTCCTGGTGGCAGTGGTGTGTTTCTCACTGTCTCTGTACTGGCTGTACTCTTTCTGCATCGATGGGGAAATCAAAAG GGAGCGCTTGGGTATGAACCTGATTATAGCTGCGAGTGGCTTCTTCCTGTTCTTCCTGCTCATCTCGGGGTGCATGTTGAAGATCGGACGCGACTCGCTCTGCAAGTCGGTCACAGAGAGCGTTACCAACATCACAAG ATGTGAAGATGCCCAGACCAAGAAGTGGGTCAGCCCACTTAAAGGGGAAAGGTTCTACAACAGTCTATATAAAGCTGAG acgGCAGTGTGGGTCAACTTCTTCTTCTGGCTTATCATCGGGGTTCTGGTGCTCGTCCAGAGGCGTCAGAGCTCAGGGTCAAAGTTGATTCCAGGAGGGTATGGAGGGTACGGTGGGCCGGCCGGGGGGCTTTTTGGTGACGCGGGGGTGACGGCTGCAGAGACTGAGCCATTTTTCAACCGTCCCGCAAGACCACAGTGA
- the brms1 gene encoding breast cancer metastasis-suppressor 1, with protein sequence MASLLILNPPHPPTHLSPHLSSSYPDLTEIRKPYGSSVSRGLSTPGLSTQPPVTVPEDEMEAAGEAQLPEANGVVEKPREDGGGAGGEETMEESTEERESDLDDSEDEEEEEEEESSEMDDEDCERRRGECIDEMMDLEKQFHELKETLFRERQNQVKVKLDEVLTGKAGEYREPLIALQDSMQIRTQVAGVYKELCLQVIKHKYECEQQGAKQHLESERMMLFDTMKTELLEKIRRLEEDRQNIDLTSEWSDEMRGKKCKRKNLLGRSERKKKVALVSGPFIVYMLRDIDILEDWTAIKKAKAALSPLKKKVEKR encoded by the exons ATGGCgtccctcctcatcctcaacCCCCCTCATCCTCCCACCCACCTCAGCCCTCACCTCTCGTCTTCCTACC CTGACTTGACAGAGATACGGAAGCCATACGGTAGCTCGGTGTCCCGCGGGCTTTCCACT CCAGGCCTGTCCACCCAACCGCCTGTGACGGTGCCGGAGGACGAGATGGAGGCAGCAGGAGAGGCACAGCTCCCTGAGGCCAACGGAGTGGTGGAGAAACCAAGAGAGGATGGTGGaggtgcaggaggagaggagaccaTGGAGGAGAGCAcggaagagagggagagcgaCTTGGATGATAGTGaagacgaggaagaggaggaagaagaggagagttCGG AGATGGACGATGAAGACTGTGAGCGAAGGAGAGGAGAATGTATTGATGAGATGATGGATCTGGAAAAACAGTTTCATGAGCTGAAAGAGAC GTTGTTTCGGGAGCGGCAGAACCAAGTGAAAGTGAAGCTGGATGAGGTGCTGACAGGGAAGGCTGGAGAATACAGAGAACCACTGATTGCACTACAGGACAGCATGCAGATACGGACACAAGTAGCTG GAGTGTACAAAGAGCTGTGTCTGCAGGTGATCAAGCACAAGTACGAATGTGAACAACAAGGAGCAAAGCAGCACCTGGAG AGTGAGCGGATGATGCTGTTCGATACCATGAAGACTGAACTGCTGGAAAAGATAAGAAGACTGGAGGAGGACAGGCAGAATATAGACCTCACCTCAG AGTGGAGCGATGAGATGAGGGGCAAGAAGTGTAAAAGGAAGAACCTGCTGGGTCGGtcggagaggaaaaagaaagtaGCTCTGGTTTCAG gGCCTTTCATCGTCTACATGTTGAGAGACATTGACATCCTTGAAGACTGGACTGCTATCAAGAAG GCAAAAGCAGCACTGTCACCACTAAAAAAGAAAGTTGAAA AGCGGTGA